cgcacacacaaagcCTACTTGAGCCCCTACTTCATGATTGAGAAGTGTACATCTGTTTTTTGCACTTTTGAATCTTCTGAATGAAGTGATCCCAATAGTTGAGGAGCTATGACAAGCTAAGGATTGATCAAATGCATCTGATACACATTTCATGTTTACAAGCATTCATGCACACGGACACACATACAACCAGACAATCCTGCAATCCTCCTACCCAAAACCATAAACCATACAGACCTCAAATAGAGAATCCTTGCCTGAACCTAATAACAGGTGGCTTTTTCCCCTCGCCCTGGAGAAGATTATATAAGAGGAGGAGAAAGATGATGGGAGGAgggatttaatttattattttgtcaaataaaaaggaTAAAGCGCATCTGAGTAAAGGGCACATGGGCTCTCCTAGCTCAAGAGCTGACGAATCTCCTTGTGCATGTGACACAAGAAGTCCACATATGATGCTCCGCCACTGTTGTTTTTGTCCTCCACAAGGAAGTGCTTAAAGATCAGCTCCAGTTTGTCTTCTTGCTTCACCACCATCagctacaacaacaacaaaaaaaaaaacggtaatacCAACAGTTAGCCTTCAACAGGGAATGAACGATGGCAGATAAAAGGAAGAGGAAAAAAGGAGGCAGAAAAGACAATGTAAGTAAAACTGACAGAAGCAGACAGCTTTGGGAAAGcagaacagaaaaagagaaagcagctTTTGACAGGTTTTACCTTCATGTAGCGAGAGCGCTGCATACGGAAAGACTCAATAATCTCCCTCAGCCTCTTCGAGTACGGATTCTCCAAAACCGGCAAAGAGGTCTAACAATAAAACATCAGAGCGCAAGTTTGAGATGAGCTATGTTTACATCACAAAAGATGATGATATACAAAATATCAAAAGATGTTATTGAAAGTCGTACCATGCTGGGGTCTATCTGGCTGAATGCAGGAGTGCCGAAAATGTTCTGTAGGAGCTCTTGCTGTGCATTAGCCCCCACCCAGAGGAACAGGTTCAAGCCAGTCTCCAGCAGGTATACTCCCCCTTTGGACAGCCTTTCCTCAGAGTCTCTAATGGCTACAGGAAGAGCATCGCTTTCCACATCCAGCTTGTGCTATATAGAAAGATAAGAATCAAGGACACACAAATAAGGAAATATAGATAAATATTCTGAGAAAGAAGGCCAATATTACTCAATATTTTAACTATTACTGAATAAAAAATGATGTACAaatattaaacacaaacacaatatgGTGAAATAACATGAAACATCTAAAACTTGGATGCTTGCTTATTTCCATTATACATTATGTAGACACATGCAGAGATCAACGTGCCAACAACTGTGCCTCACCACTGGTAGCAGTCGTGGGTAAAAGAACACATGGCTCTCTGTCACATCCATGGCGCTGACCAGCTGTCTCAGGTAGGCGCGGTCGTCCAGGGAGACATCGGCTCCAGGGTGCAGAACATCGCTTTTCAGAACACAGTTTAGATAAACAGGCAGCAGCTTCATACACTCTGGGAGGATCAGCTGTaaatgcagagaaaaagagagttggaaaataaaatgatcatttacaAGACTATTGTGGTTTAGTTAATTCCAATAAAGTACAACTTACACTACTAGTAAAAGCACACAACTCACCTGACCAGCAGAGGATGGGCTGGCACAGTTTTTGCGGTAGCATGCCAGGATTTGGGCGCACTGGTTGACCAAGCTGTCCCGCACATTCTTGGTAGGGTTGTTGAGAATACTGCGATATGCTATAAAGCACATGAGCACAGAATACATAGTTGATCATTAAAATAAGACAGATTATACAACATATACAATGTTTCAGAACATctgaaagataaagaaaaaaaaaacattttttacttaCCATACTTGGCAAAGTAGTTTATGATGGTATCTGTCTCACAGTTCCGGTATAGGTCAGCTAGCTGGGCACAGCAGTTCACTGCCATGTTGTGGATACGTAGCCGTCTCTGACCAGTACAGCTGGTGTAAAGTACAGCACActgcagagacacacacaaacataaatttGTACAAAAGTGGGGccagaaattatttaaaatatacagaacACACAATTCCTTCTCTTTTATGAACCTGCATGAGCGCGCCGGTCTCCTCACTGAGCTTGTCGTCATGTCTGAACTCCACTGTGACAGTCTTGTCACAGTCCAAGCCTGCCAGCTCCACATCTGTGGTGTTACTCATGTAGAAGGAACCGAAAAAGTCTGTGGCCCGGATACCTAGTAGAACAAAAACATGgttttaaacacactttgttTCCATATTCACAGCACTTTACGTGTTTTGAAGGACAGCCACTATCTGTTCTGCACTTAAAGGAGTTACAGCATCAAGGTGTGAAACAGTCCATGGACACTCACCAGTGCTGGTTCGGACTCTCATCACTGCATCAAAGCCCATTGGCTTCTGCACATCTTTCCTAAGATCATTCAGGAACCGCTCCTGATCAGACTGAGCCTGAAACATGAGCATATTAAAGATTAAGACCTTAAGTTTTACAGAATATAGAAACATATAATCCATAAACCTAATTGAAACAGCATCAGTTTTTGGATctgtaaaaacattttcttgCTTACCTGGAAATATGTGTATTTGTAGACAGAACCCCCTGTTGATGTGGGGACTACCCCTAAAGTGGCTACATCCACGTACTGATTAGGAAACAGGAAGAGATCCACACAGCAGCCCTGCGTTACACACTCCTTGGCCAAGTTAGCGTAGAAGCTTATTTGGGGCTGGAATAATgactgaaaaataaaacaaaagacaagggaaattaattacaatttaaagcattattataagaaaaaaaaaaaaagaaatgaactaGTGAATAAACCTACAACAAGCTCCATGAGCCTCATACTTTACTTTGAGCATTAAAAGTGATAAATAATGAAGTGTATTATTAGCAGTGGAACCCCTGGGACTGTAATAAGAGCGTATGAAAAAGAAGATTAAAGACGTACCTTTTCTTTGTCTGTGCCCACCAGTTTTTTGTCCTCTCTGTTCTTCAGCTTGCCTGGAGCCTCAGCAATGGGCAGAGAGGAGTGGAAGACAAAGAGCTTTCCAGCACAGTCAGCAGCCTGAGAAAGACCAGCTCTATTACAATCTTCAGATTTGTACCATAAGAAGTCAACAACACTAATGCAAGCCATCACTGCACGTAGTACTGCTATTATAAATTTCAGAACAAATCCCGTTATAATCAGTGTATGTATCAAAATACAGGGGTGAGgatttaatatatcacaataaattgcaatactgtaagcaaggtaaaAATGAACTGTATAAATTCAATGTCATAAAAACAGTCATAGTATATAAAACACCACTTTCATCTATAAATTGTAAAAGttaactttttatccaatcataaTGGTGTGTTAGAACACTGCTATCTAGCAGGTGGAGTTTAAGCACCActttttacatgtaaactaaattaaaaatcaatatcgCATTTTTATGATGCTTTGATATCAAGACAAGCAGTGTAGGAACTAAAACGCAATGTGGCTAAAGAGAATCAAACAAACAAGGTACCAAAAGTGTGCAGAGCTGAGTACTGTTTGTACCATGCAGTGAGAAAACACCATGAACATCCACATCTTTAAAGCTACGTagagctgactgagaaaaataCCTTAAGTGCTTCAAGCCCTGCTTGGATAACAGGGCCAAACACGGTCTCTGTCTCCCGAGTGTCTGCAAACATGTCGGGTATTTGATCCAGCAAACTGAAATGAACAAGAGACCACACACACTTTTTAGATGcttatcataaataaaaaaactccacaaaaatacatacataaaaaaagcATGATAATACCTACCTCTCGATCACAACCCTAGACTCGGACACATTAACAAGAAATCCATCCAAGAGGGGTACGAACATGTCCGCTACATCCGAGACCACCATCATCTGAGGCTGGGCCAGAGATGCTTTCACGTTATAGAAATGCAGTACTTTGTTGTAGGTTACAAAGCCCACTCGTATATTGGATTGCACATCAGGGTTTTCTCTAAATATAAGCACACAACAAAACAATACATTATGCACTGAATACTCTGAACACTGATCCAagttctgtttggttataaaagcAACATATTAATCCAAAATACAGATTTTATGATACATTGTATCATTTCCAGTCAAGTTGTACCTGGGCAAATAGTCCAACAGGGTCTTGAGCTCCTGGCATACCATTCTCACCATGCCGTTTTTCACAGCATTATATGACACATCGATCAAGAAGATAAAAGCAGGGGGCTGGGGAATCTTGTTGTTCTATAAACAAAGCAAAaagaataaagttaaaaaaataaaaaataaaaaaaaatcacaaaatcaaTCCATTAGAGTAACTGTTAAGGGTTTTGTTGATCACAACTTATTGGGGATGCATACCTTACAGTAATCCACTGTGGCCATAAACTCATAGCTGCCCATAGAGAGTTCTGGTCGGTCACAGCAGTCTACACGCTTCCCTGTGTGGTCCAGATGCTGGAAGTAATGGGGAGGCACTGTAACAAGAACCAGTTAGATTATGTTAAATACACATTTCTCCTGGGCAAACATGTTAGGGCACACCCTGATCTCAATCAAACAAGTCATTCAGAGTTCTATTCACACACAGGCCAAGCTTAGGAACTGAATACACTATTACCACATCTGATGACTAACAGGCCATAAAAACCTGGGCAAGCCTACCCTCTGTGACGCAGCTGCAGAAACCACACTGGAAGCGTCGGCCGCCCTCAATGAACTGCATGTAGGGACACATGTAGGCCTTACAGCGGTTACAGCGAATAGGACCACCTTCTCCATGGTCCACTATATATGGGGGAATCTGAGAAGTAGAGAAAGGCAACATGAAATAATAATGACTTTTTTTCAGTTTCTGGTTGGAAGGCATGAAAAACAtttgatttaaaaacaaataggACATGATTCGAAAAGAAATTATCCCCATCCAAATAACCAGACTTATATAATGATCAGGATGGATACACAAAAAACAGACCAACATGTTAAGAACTACATGCTTTGCTCATCTCAGATGAGGTCAGCATTCATGATTCTATCAATAAAGAGACTAGGCAAAGTGGCAAAATATGATAATAGGAAAGGATAATAGCATAATTGCAGTGTAAAAAGCACAattcattcattattcattaagTCAAAACATGACAAGTTTCACAAATAATTTTGTATATACCTAAAACAGTcagacatggtggtggtagtacaaTACTCTGCCACTTTAAATCCCAGACAATTTGCCATAGCTTCTGGAACAAGGAATTCCACTCTTTGGGTCAAATTTATTTACAAGTTTTAGAGTAATATTCAAGATTGGTTTACATTCGTGCCTGTAGTCTTATCCAGTGTCatttaatattgatattaatatctGAAGCTTAAGCCCTAATGTGCTTAAGATAGAACTGTAACAGAAGTAGCATTAATGATCTAAAACAGCTTAAGAGGGCAACTGAATTAAActactatttgtaaaaaaaaaaaggggggggggggacaaaaaaaaaacaataatcagatCCTATTCTAGCACATTACTCTTCCCAGTATAGACAATAtcaaaacacacattacacaagcCCTGCACGATAATCCATTATTAATTTATATGGCATCCAGCAGCCCCAAAACACTGGCTTATCTACCTCTGGTGCTAATACCTTTATGCTTGTCCATGTAATGCTTTCTCTTTATGACTTTATAATTCTGTGCTTATGTAGAGAACATTAAACTGCCACTGTGCATAAAAGgtgctacacaaaaaaaaaaacttgcctaACACAAAGTTGAGCAATTAGTCAGTGTAAAATGCCCGTATTTGTCAGCttgtacattttttctttttatccttTTGTAACAAACATGAACTACTCAACTGTATACATTTAATCCAATGCAGCTGTCTATTTAAATGCTATTTAACTCATTACAATGAACAGCCATTGCAGGGAGGGGGCATGCATACTGTGTAATGCATGCACAGTGTGTAATGATGCAATGTCTTACTTCATCTGGAGGCAGAGTAGCCAGGGGCTTGATTACTGCAGCCAAGGGCACCTGGGACTGTTTGGCCATGTCTGAGGTGCAGGGCATGTTATAGGATGTGCATCGGATGAACCGTGGACTTGCATTTCCTGTGAACATGCAGAGAACACACTCTTTAATGTGGAAATTTGACAGTGCACAAAATATTTAACTTACAAACTGTTAAAACATAGTTTTATAAATCCTCTATTATCTGAAAGCTAATTGTAACAGGGACCCTCACTTTTTCTGTGAAGGTCTTTCTCGACTAGCTCACAGGATTAAGCTGAAATAATGAAATTTATTGAGTACAATAAATTGGGTAAAGAACCAACAAGATTGCTTACCTTGATCTTTAACTTGAAAGTTAGTAGTGACAAGAGGAGGGGCTTGACCTCTGACCCCTGTGACAAAAGGCTCACTACCTTTGTTTGCTTTGTCATCCTCAATCACCTGAATCTGTGAGAGCAACCAAATACAAAATCACACAATCAATCTCTAATGCAAAATTcccattaaaaaagaaaactacaGAATCACATCTACATTTTAGGAAGCATCAAGTTTTAGATTAAACAGCCTTTAGATAAGAGAACATGCTTACAGAGAAATGTAAACCACTGGCTTATTCATTCACTTAGCTATAAGGTATAGTCATGTACAGGCAGAGACTAGCTAGCATGCAAGGAGACGAAGAGAGACAATACGGGGAGGGTACCAATGAACTGCTACATGTGACAAAGCCAGACACTCAACATTCCTAGTTGTTTAAATTCAAATCAATCAAACTGTTTTACGATTTGGTCTCAAAGTAAGGAGTCAACCTACATTTTAGTCCTTTTTGagctaaattataaaaataataatcaacatTGCTAGCAGCTGTTAAACAAAATATCTGAAAAGCTCTAACAGTGTCATTGGTAACAGAGAGAGGTGGGTTGAGACAGAGATGAGTATTGAAGAGGATGATTAGAGTTAGTGCAACAACAGAGAAGTGCAGAGATACACAGGGCACTTACTGGGCTGGGAATAGCGTCTGGGTCTATTCTATGTCGTGTTTTCTGCACAGGCGGTATGTCAGAGGCTTGCtttatattttaacaatttaGTCCAGCAAATTAAAGAGAAAAGAGGGAAGccaaaacaaatgaacaaaaagagagagcagagaaaaTAAGATAAACAGAAGTGTAACCACAGTTACAGTACCTCTGCTTTCAAGGCTAGAATAACCATGATTAAAATCCCATTGTTAAGCAATACCAGTGAACATCGATGCAGATATTGCCAGAAACACATGCAGTATTAAACAAAGCTTTTGGTAGCCTtgacagacaaaaaaaatcgTCATACGCTAACTATGTTACTGTTACCCCGCCATGGTGCATGCACATCAGACACAGGAGACTCCAGAGCATAGCCTTGCTTACACAGAACACTGCACATGTTTAAACGTACTGCGATAACAAACAATTATTCTTAATAAAACCATATACATTGGTGAGAAGAATACTCAAAATGGATGCAATTGTGTTTGTGAATACAAGAGAGAATAGAACATTTAAAAGGTGAATTAATACACTGAGAGCTACAAAAGAAAAACTGTATTGAACAGTGACAGAAAAAGaagtatataaaagaaaaaactaaaagaatGTACCGGGCTGGGGATGGAGTCTGGGTCAAGTCTCTTTGGTGCAGAGGGTGCAGGAGCCTGTGCAGGAGGTGCAGCCCCATAATTCTGCTGTCCAGGATACTGTCCGGCATAGCCAGGTTGTGGACCTCTCACCTGCCCAAAAGCCCCTGCAATACACAAGAACATTTTCAGCAAATTATGCTTGGGACATAAAGAATGCTTGGTAAAAGATGTAACAACATTGGGGATATTGAGTATTGGAATGTGTTTGATAATACAATACAGATCACCATAGAGGGGCTATATAATCTTAGTAAAGTTATATattgaatttatttaaataacactTTGGGACAACATGGCAAAAATGCCACAGTATgcctatgtatgaaaatataccctAATACCCTTTAAATCTAACTAAAAGAAATGTTTACTTTTGATGTAATAAGAACATTGAGATCTGCCATATAGCACTCAGGgtgtaaacacaacataaaactaACCCCTACCTGCCACCAGTGCTTTAACTGTTAACTACACTTTGATGCTGTGTTTGAGAATTGATACAGAACTGCAAAACATGATCCAGTGGCTCAGCTTTTGGCAATTGTATGCCTGATTCAGCCCCAATCCTTTTTTTAACCACTGTGCTGCTGTTCCAACAAAGCATCCACCAGGAATCATTAACAGACATTATTTACATCTTGCAGTGCTGAAATGCTTTTTGAGTAAGTATGTGGTGTTGAGATGTAACCATAAAAATCTTGAAGATCTACAGCTCTACTGTTTTGGACACGTTAGAGGAAGTCTCCTTTTCTCAagcatataaaatatatgtgcAGACACTACCATGTCCATCACCCTTGGATTATAGCAGGTTAAAAACAACCTACCACATTGTTCTGTACCTTTTCTGGTTTAAATCAGCCCTGAACAATACACGAGTGGGACAACAAAACACTAATGAGTGAGAGTGTGCAAAAAAGTGATTTAATTTCAGTCCTAATAGCAAGAATACTttctaaaaatatgaaataaatgcaTGTAAGTGCAAATAaggcaaacaaaaaaattaataaccaaaaaaaattacaaaatgacaTATCTGCTTTTGGCTGAGTTAGTGATAAGACTTAATAATTCTAACACAAAATAACTTATTATAAACTTTTTTACGCTCTACTCGcataacaaatgaaataaaggGTTCATCACTTATGATGCTTGGAATCAGCTTACTACTGCTTCACAAACTGGCTTTATTAAACGACAAAAAATTGGTAGGTTCATCTCTTTTGCTTAATCTGTCATTTGTCAAGTAAGTATATTAGCTAGATAGCATAATAGCCACCTCAGCTAAAGGTATAATTATTAAAACTCTCCTGTTTTGGCATTCTGTTTATTAGTGTTTCACTATTGCAAATTGATTGAAATAACGTCTGGTGTCTTTGttttattacaaaaacaaaatgaacatGAATATTCATGGTACTTGCCATTCTGCTGTGGTGGATAGCCCTGCATTCCTGGctgttgtggtggtggtggtccgGCCATACCAGCTGTGGGTTGCCCAGGCAGCATACCAGGCTGTGGGGGAGCTACATGGTTTGCTTGGGACATCAGAGGTCCCTGAGAGGCCAGAGGGGGACCCTGCATCCCTGGGTGCAGGGGCCTGGGAGGAGCACCTCCTTGGGGAGGAAACCCACCAGCAGTGGTGGGTAGAGGAGGAGGTCCTGAGTGGAAAGGTGAGGGCTGGGACACAGGAGACTGTTGTGGCATGGGTGGTCCTGGATATTGAGACGGAGTCGAGGTGGGTGGGGGTCCTCCAGGGAATGCAGAAGGCTGTGAAGTAGGAGGTGGTGCCCTAGGGTGAGGCGCCTGCACAGGGGGAAGCGGACCACCATACGACGCAGTCGGAGGAGCTTGGGGTGGTGCTGAAGAAAACGGTGGTTGAGAGGGAGGAGGGCCTTGAGGGAAAGATTGTTGTGAGGCAAGAGGTGGAGCAGGGGCCTGGGCAGGACCAGGAGCGGAGAAAGGTGGGGCTGCAGTTGGGAAAGGCTGCTGAGCAGGTGCTCCATAGTAGGGCTGAGAAGGTGTACTCTGAGGCACTCTCTCAGCTGGTGGGGGCTGAGAGGGGACAGTAGGTGTGGGGGCATAAGAAGAAGGGTCTGAAGGTGTGTAAGCAGCAGAAACAGGAGCCTGGGAGATTGTGGGAGGAgctgaaacacacaaaaaagtctCTTTTACATACtgaaaaatatacacattttgaTGATCTATACATAAAGAAAGTATATAATAATTTACCATAGCCTGGGCCTGCAGGAGAAGGTACGGTGGATCCAACCTGCATGCCTGCCATTTGAGTGGTCATCTGCTGCATACTGGTTGGTGGTGCACCAAACTGCTGGTTATATTGAGGCTGAGGACCAGTGAGGTTCATCGCTCCTTGACTGTATGGCTGAGACACTGGCGACCTttgcagcagagagagaaagaaagattttttttaaatgtagggcTAAGCAATATAGAAATATCAATGTGCCACCAATTTCCTTGGggatattttacaatattttacagtatatttcaaaatattacaAACTTTAAAGGAATTTTCACCAGAAGTAATAAGCCAACATGACATGGTATTAATAATATATAccaaatgtttgagtaaaataaactttcatgtctgaaaatgagaacagtgcaacTCAAGCagtaaaaaaagtgcattttggaATTTGCCCTACATGACATTGCATGTCCAGCAATCTGATTGATGTGCATGCCCACATTGTGATGACGATGCTGAAACAAATACTGTGTAGTCCTAAACTGACTGATAATGACAAAGACCATGAATGAAACTAGCATCAGTTAATACTAATAATCATGACACAAAAAGCAAAAGCCAAGGTTTTGTCCATTGGTCTGTTTCATGAGCCAACAATATGCAGATTTAGaaatcatttttctttttaaaattctgCAGAATACACAATCAGTGAGCTGCAACTATGAAAACAGTTCCAGTTGTGTCAGTTCacatcttcaaaacagcaaagTATCATCATAAAAACTTACTTCACACCACAATCCAAAAAGCTACATTTTTGGCACATGGGCAGTTTTAAGTGAGCTGTGCTGACACTTAACATCACATTTTTCCATTAGCATAAAATAATGTCTAGCTGCAAAGCTGATCATTAAAATGCCACAGTTTTATAGCTCTGAGGTGAGGAAGAGACATTTTTGCTGATATAAGCATTTGAATTGTGCATGAACATGCAttacaaaaatgctaaaaatttAAACAGACATGTTTTAGGAGAGGGGTATGATATAAACTGACCTCTGTGGCGGGGGACCCATTGCTGGCGGTCCATTCTGTACTTCACCCTGGCCAAACTGTGAATATGCCTGAGCAGCAGACACTGGGGGTGCTCCAGAGGTGGGGGGTCCTCTAACACCTGTATAAATAAGAGTAGTTATGTTTAAGAACTTCAACTTAAAAGTTTGacatcattttaaaaatatactacaTATATGTCATGCATATGTTATGACATAGCAAATGTTGCACACACTTCAGTCTCAGTATAGTATTAGATATTCCACATGTAATATCCAATCCAATTCAAACGCTTAAAGCAGTTtgcaaacagattttttttagaaagaatgaaaaagaaatgaaaatgcCATTCATTTGCAGATGAAATGGGACAACATGGCTGGGTGACAGTGTTCGCCTGTGAGTGACAGTGACTGTAGGGCACTGGGATAGGACAGctttctgttgtgtttgggaGCCTGCAGGTAAGACATTGCCCAGCTATCCTGCACTCTACAGTCACTATGAACCACAGGGAACATGGATGAGGACAGGCTGCCAAGCAGAATTAAACCAGTTACCTAAGtcaagaggagaggaagaggacagGTCAGAGACTAAGTTTGCTGCAAGAGCCTTAGAGGGAAAGCTTGCATAAGGAGAATATCCTGAaatacaagagagagaaagcagtgaAAAATGGGGTACGCCAGTAAACAGCAGAAAAGAGCCAGAGGGTATGGGTGGGATGGTTCACACTTGACTGGCATTCTCCATTTCTCTGCATGAAGAGCCATTCCAGACCTGAGGCACTGTTATTACTGATATGAAAAACTAATAATGACTAAACTCACTAGGATTTATGAGCCTCATTAATTGAAAATGATTATTAGTCCCTGATAGAGGTCACCAATCCATGTCATGGAGAGATGCAACAAATTTAACACACATGATTCAGCTATTTAATGTCATCTTAGGACCTGTTTCATGTAGCAACTGATTTTTATAGCTGTTTAGTTACCAGATTCGGTGAAGTGTCACAGGTTTGTACTTTAGGGTCCATCAAAGATGGGCAATAAAAAGAGTAATGAAGTGTAGGCCTACATGGTTTATCTGTGTCCCATAGGTACTAATGCCATCTGTGGCATAGTTAGAAAAAAGTAATAACACCAATAACAATCTCTTACTGCCCATCCCTAGATAGAAGTTTGAAAGTAAAACTGGTGATTATTGATGAAACAGTTTCACAGGTAAAAAACAAAGGTCTGCACAGCTGTACATAAGTACCTTGAGGTGGGCCTGGTTGGTAGGCAGAAGCTGGGCCATTGTATGGCGCAAATTGGGCTGGATAACCACCTGGCACTTGCTGGCCCCCATAACCAGACTGAGGGTAGCCTTGGTAGCCAGGCTGCGGCTGCCCATAAGGAGAGGCCATGTGAGGTTGCTGGTTAACATTCATTTT
This genomic stretch from Astyanax mexicanus isolate ESR-SI-001 chromosome 15, AstMex3_surface, whole genome shotgun sequence harbors:
- the sec24c gene encoding protein transport protein Sec24C isoform X1, producing MNVNQQPHMASPYGQPQPGYQGYPQSGYGGQQVPGGYPAQFAPYNGPASAYQPGPPQGYSPYASFPSKALAANLVSDLSSSSPLDLGVRGPPTSGAPPVSAAQAYSQFGQGEVQNGPPAMGPPPQRSPVSQPYSQGAMNLTGPQPQYNQQFGAPPTSMQQMTTQMAGMQVGSTVPSPAGPGYAPPTISQAPVSAAYTPSDPSSYAPTPTVPSQPPPAERVPQSTPSQPYYGAPAQQPFPTAAPPFSAPGPAQAPAPPLASQQSFPQGPPPSQPPFSSAPPQAPPTASYGGPLPPVQAPHPRAPPPTSQPSAFPGGPPPTSTPSQYPGPPMPQQSPVSQPSPFHSGPPPLPTTAGGFPPQGGAPPRPLHPGMQGPPLASQGPLMSQANHVAPPQPGMLPGQPTAGMAGPPPPQQPGMQGYPPQQNGAFGQVRGPQPGYAGQYPGQQNYGAAPPAQAPAPSAPKRLDPDSIPSPQASDIPPVQKTRHRIDPDAIPSPIQVIEDDKANKGSEPFVTGVRGQAPPLVTTNFQVKDQGNASPRFIRCTSYNMPCTSDMAKQSQVPLAAVIKPLATLPPDEIPPYIVDHGEGGPIRCNRCKAYMCPYMQFIEGGRRFQCGFCSCVTEVPPHYFQHLDHTGKRVDCCDRPELSMGSYEFMATVDYCKNNKIPQPPAFIFLIDVSYNAVKNGMVRMVCQELKTLLDYLPRENPDVQSNIRVGFVTYNKVLHFYNVKASLAQPQMMVVSDVADMFVPLLDGFLVNVSESRVVIESLLDQIPDMFADTRETETVFGPVIQAGLEALKAADCAGKLFVFHSSLPIAEAPGKLKNREDKKLVGTDKEKSLFQPQISFYANLAKECVTQGCCVDLFLFPNQYVDVATLGVVPTSTGGSVYKYTYFQAQSDQERFLNDLRKDVQKPMGFDAVMRVRTSTGIRATDFFGSFYMSNTTDVELAGLDCDKTVTVEFRHDDKLSEETGALMQCAVLYTSCTGQRRLRIHNMAVNCCAQLADLYRNCETDTIINYFAKYAYRSILNNPTKNVRDSLVNQCAQILACYRKNCASPSSAGQLILPECMKLLPVYLNCVLKSDVLHPGADVSLDDRAYLRQLVSAMDVTESHVFFYPRLLPVHKLDVESDALPVAIRDSEERLSKGGVYLLETGLNLFLWVGANAQQELLQNIFGTPAFSQIDPSMTSLPVLENPYSKRLREIIESFRMQRSRYMKLMVVKQEDKLELIFKHFLVEDKNNSGGASYVDFLCHMHKEIRQLLS
- the sec24c gene encoding protein transport protein Sec24C isoform X4, producing the protein MNVNQQPHMASPYGQPQPGYQGYPQSGYGGQQVPGGYPAQFAPYNGPASAYQPGPPQGVRGPPTSGAPPVSAAQAYSQFGQGEVQNGPPAMGPPPQRSPVSQPYSQGAMNLTGPQPQYNQQFGAPPTSMQQMTTQMAGMQVGSTVPSPAGPGYAPPTISQAPVSAAYTPSDPSSYAPTPTVPSQPPPAERVPQSTPSQPYYGAPAQQPFPTAAPPFSAPGPAQAPAPPLASQQSFPQGPPPSQPPFSSAPPQAPPTASYGGPLPPVQAPHPRAPPPTSQPSAFPGGPPPTSTPSQYPGPPMPQQSPVSQPSPFHSGPPPLPTTAGGFPPQGGAPPRPLHPGMQGPPLASQGPLMSQANHVAPPQPGMLPGQPTAGMAGPPPPQQPGMQGYPPQQNGAFGQVRGPQPGYAGQYPGQQNYGAAPPAQAPAPSAPKRLDPDSIPSPIQVIEDDKANKGSEPFVTGVRGQAPPLVTTNFQVKDQGNASPRFIRCTSYNMPCTSDMAKQSQVPLAAVIKPLATLPPDEIPPYIVDHGEGGPIRCNRCKAYMCPYMQFIEGGRRFQCGFCSCVTEVPPHYFQHLDHTGKRVDCCDRPELSMGSYEFMATVDYCKNNKIPQPPAFIFLIDVSYNAVKNGMVRMVCQELKTLLDYLPRENPDVQSNIRVGFVTYNKVLHFYNVKASLAQPQMMVVSDVADMFVPLLDGFLVNVSESRVVIESLLDQIPDMFADTRETETVFGPVIQAGLEALKAADCAGKLFVFHSSLPIAEAPGKLKNREDKKLVGTDKEKSLFQPQISFYANLAKECVTQGCCVDLFLFPNQYVDVATLGVVPTSTGGSVYKYTYFQAQSDQERFLNDLRKDVQKPMGFDAVMRVRTSTGIRATDFFGSFYMSNTTDVELAGLDCDKTVTVEFRHDDKLSEETGALMQCAVLYTSCTGQRRLRIHNMAVNCCAQLADLYRNCETDTIINYFAKYAYRSILNNPTKNVRDSLVNQCAQILACYRKNCASPSSAGQLILPECMKLLPVYLNCVLKSDVLHPGADVSLDDRAYLRQLVSAMDVTESHVFFYPRLLPVHKLDVESDALPVAIRDSEERLSKGGVYLLETGLNLFLWVGANAQQELLQNIFGTPAFSQIDPSMTSLPVLENPYSKRLREIIESFRMQRSRYMKLMVVKQEDKLELIFKHFLVEDKNNSGGASYVDFLCHMHKEIRQLLS